The following are from one region of the Lentimicrobiaceae bacterium genome:
- a CDS encoding phospho-sugar mutase translates to MEKEIIAKATAWLSPVFDEETRKQVQYLIDNDVNELIDSFYSNLEFGTGGLRGIMGAGTNRMNKYTVGMATQGLANYLKILYLSEKEIRVAIAYDSRLNSDYFARIAADVLSGNGMRVFLFDSLRPTPELSFAIRFFRCHSGIVITASHNPKEYNGYKVYGNDGGQLVAPHDKNVITEVEKIKDLSEVKFDAIPDLITIIGEEVDAAYTQKVKQLSLSPEVVSRMHDMKILYTPIHGSGIQLVPRCLKAFGFINVNILESQKKPDGNFPTVKSPNPEEPDAMRLALLKAMEIQADIVLASDPDADRVGVAVKNHRGEFVLLNGNQTASVLIYYLIEKWKQNGKLTGNEFIVKTIVTSELIANIAIQNGVEYFDVLTGFKYIAEIIKKFEGKKTFIGGGEESYGYLVGDFVRDKDAVISCCMIAETAAWAVAQGKSFFDILLDMYCTYGFYLEKLHSLTIKGKSGAEKIAEIMQNFRNSPPVSIAGSKVIAIKDYALQKEFDLLKKQEKPIELPRSNVLQFFLEDGSKITARPSGTEPKIKFYFGVKGTLSNKNEFDRMNTEMEKRIRHIIEDMKLE, encoded by the coding sequence ATGGAAAAAGAAATCATTGCAAAAGCCACTGCATGGTTATCTCCTGTTTTTGACGAGGAAACCCGTAAACAAGTACAATACCTCATTGATAATGATGTTAATGAACTTATAGATTCTTTTTACAGCAATCTCGAATTCGGTACGGGAGGGCTCCGGGGAATAATGGGGGCTGGAACCAACAGGATGAATAAATATACCGTAGGCATGGCAACCCAGGGATTGGCTAACTATTTGAAAATACTTTATCTGTCAGAAAAGGAAATCAGGGTGGCAATTGCTTACGATTCGCGTCTTAACAGCGATTATTTTGCCCGTATTGCTGCCGATGTACTTTCAGGAAACGGGATGCGTGTTTTTCTGTTCGACAGCCTCCGCCCTACCCCAGAACTTTCGTTTGCCATCAGGTTTTTTCGTTGTCATAGTGGAATAGTAATTACCGCTTCACATAACCCGAAGGAATATAACGGCTATAAAGTGTATGGAAATGATGGAGGACAACTCGTTGCCCCACACGATAAAAATGTCATCACTGAGGTGGAAAAAATAAAAGACCTGTCGGAGGTAAAATTCGATGCCATACCTGATTTAATTACCATAATCGGTGAAGAGGTTGATGCAGCCTACACTCAAAAGGTTAAGCAATTGTCACTGTCTCCTGAAGTTGTAAGCCGGATGCATGATATGAAAATTTTGTACACTCCTATTCATGGTTCGGGAATACAATTGGTTCCACGTTGCCTTAAAGCATTCGGGTTTATAAATGTTAATATTCTTGAAAGCCAGAAAAAACCGGATGGAAATTTTCCGACGGTAAAATCACCCAATCCCGAAGAACCGGATGCCATGCGCCTTGCATTGCTGAAAGCCATGGAAATTCAGGCAGATATCGTTCTTGCTTCCGACCCTGACGCCGACCGCGTAGGTGTTGCCGTAAAAAACCATCGTGGGGAATTTGTATTATTAAATGGCAACCAAACCGCTTCTGTACTAATTTATTATCTCATTGAAAAATGGAAGCAAAACGGCAAACTTACCGGTAACGAGTTTATTGTGAAAACCATTGTTACATCAGAATTGATTGCAAATATTGCAATCCAAAATGGGGTTGAATATTTTGATGTACTTACCGGATTTAAATACATTGCCGAAATCATTAAAAAATTTGAAGGTAAAAAAACTTTTATTGGCGGAGGTGAAGAAAGCTATGGTTATCTCGTAGGTGATTTTGTCCGCGATAAGGATGCTGTAATTTCCTGTTGTATGATAGCCGAAACGGCTGCCTGGGCTGTTGCACAGGGCAAATCATTTTTCGACATCCTACTCGATATGTATTGCACCTATGGCTTTTATCTTGAGAAATTGCATTCACTTACCATAAAAGGGAAAAGCGGAGCTGAAAAAATTGCAGAAATAATGCAGAATTTCCGCAATTCACCTCCGGTAAGCATAGCTGGCTCGAAAGTAATTGCGATAAAAGACTATGCATTGCAAAAAGAGTTCGACCTGTTGAAAAAACAGGAAAAGCCCATAGAACTTCCCCGCTCAAACGTTTTACAGTTTTTCCTCGAAGACGGGAGTAAAATTACTGCACGACCTTCGGGAACAGAACCAAAGATAAAATTCTATTTTGGAGTCAAAGGCACTTTGAGCAACAAAAATGAATTCGACAGAATGAATACTGAAATGGAGAAACGCATAAGGCATATTATTGAAGATATGAAACTTGAATGA
- the rfbD gene encoding dTDP-4-dehydrorhamnose reductase gives MMNILVTGSNGQLGNEIRKLAPAFPNFTFDFTDIAELDITSKEKLNAYCEGKNFGVIINCAAYTAVDKAETDANTAYLVNCTAVKNLAETALAHNMLLVHVSTDYVFDGMNYRPYIETDSVAPQGIYGKTKLKGEKVVTETGCRALVIRTSWLYSTFGNNFVKTIRRLASENPEVRIIFDQVGAPTYAGDLAEAILQILSLKSNNAFELFHYSNEGVCSWYDFAKEIVELSHLYCKVIPIETKDYFLPAPRPYYSVLNKSKIKNTYGITIPYWKDSLIKCIENL, from the coding sequence ATTATGAATATTCTTGTAACTGGGAGCAACGGACAACTTGGCAACGAAATACGAAAATTAGCTCCGGCATTTCCCAACTTTACATTCGACTTTACCGATATTGCCGAACTCGACATTACTTCGAAGGAAAAACTGAACGCCTACTGCGAAGGGAAAAATTTCGGAGTTATAATCAATTGCGCTGCATATACCGCCGTGGATAAAGCAGAAACGGATGCAAACACAGCATATCTTGTAAACTGTACTGCCGTAAAAAACCTTGCAGAAACCGCTTTAGCGCATAACATGCTGCTGGTACATGTTTCCACCGATTATGTATTTGATGGCATGAATTACCGTCCGTATATAGAAACTGACTCTGTGGCACCACAAGGCATCTATGGAAAAACCAAACTCAAAGGCGAAAAAGTAGTTACAGAAACAGGTTGCAGGGCATTGGTAATACGCACCTCATGGCTGTATTCCACCTTCGGAAACAACTTCGTAAAAACCATTCGCAGGTTAGCTTCCGAAAATCCGGAAGTCCGTATTATTTTCGACCAGGTGGGAGCCCCTACCTATGCAGGCGACTTGGCAGAGGCAATTTTGCAAATACTCTCACTCAAAAGCAACAATGCTTTCGAGCTCTTTCATTATTCCAATGAAGGAGTTTGCAGTTGGTACGATTTTGCAAAAGAAATAGTTGAATTGAGTCACCTCTACTGCAAAGTAATACCGATTGAAACAAAGGATTACTTTCTGCCTGCTCCGCGTCCGTATTACAGTGTTTTAAATAAATCGAAAATAAAAAATACTTACGGAATTACAATACCTTACTGGAAGGATAGTCTAATAAAGTGTATCGAAAATTTATAG
- a CDS encoding SDR family oxidoreductase, whose product MGKRILVTGGAGFLGSHLCERLLNEGNEVICLDNYFTGQKRNIVHLIDNPYFELIRHDVTTPFFIEVDEIYNLACPASPIHYQYNPIKTVKTSVMGAINMLGLAKRIRAKILQASTSEVYGDPQIHPQTEDYWGHVNPIGIRACYDEGKRCAETLFMNYHRQNNVRIKIMRIFNTYGPRMHPNDGRVVSNFIVQALQNKNITIYGDGSQTRSFCYVDDLLEGMIKLMNTGDEITGPVNIGNPGEFTILELAQRVIELIGSKSKLVFEPLPSDDPLQRKPDITMAQNLLNWKPNIPLDEGLKKTILYFREIIN is encoded by the coding sequence ATGGGAAAACGGATATTGGTTACCGGAGGCGCCGGGTTTTTAGGCTCTCATCTTTGCGAACGACTCCTCAATGAAGGAAACGAAGTTATCTGCCTCGATAATTATTTTACGGGTCAGAAACGCAATATTGTACATTTAATTGATAATCCCTATTTCGAACTGATACGGCACGATGTAACAACGCCTTTCTTTATCGAAGTGGATGAGATTTATAACCTCGCCTGTCCGGCATCTCCCATTCATTACCAGTACAACCCTATTAAAACCGTAAAAACTTCGGTTATGGGTGCCATCAACATGCTGGGATTAGCCAAACGTATCCGGGCTAAAATACTGCAGGCTTCCACCAGCGAAGTATATGGCGACCCACAGATACATCCACAAACTGAAGATTACTGGGGACATGTTAACCCGATTGGCATCCGCGCCTGCTATGACGAGGGAAAACGCTGCGCCGAAACCTTGTTTATGAATTACCACAGGCAAAATAATGTCCGGATAAAGATCATGCGGATATTTAACACCTATGGACCCCGTATGCATCCCAACGACGGAAGGGTGGTTTCCAATTTTATAGTGCAGGCTTTGCAAAATAAGAACATCACCATTTATGGAGACGGCTCACAAACCCGTAGTTTTTGTTATGTTGACGATCTGCTCGAAGGGATGATAAAACTGATGAACACCGGCGACGAAATAACTGGTCCGGTTAATATTGGTAACCCCGGCGAATTTACAATTCTCGAATTAGCTCAAAGGGTTATAGAGCTTATCGGTTCGAAATCAAAACTGGTATTTGAACCCCTTCCCTCCGACGATCCGTTACAACGTAAACCCGATATTACAATGGCGCAAAACCTGCTTAACTGGAAACCCAACATCCCGCTGGACGAAGGTTTGAAAAAAACCATACTTTACTTTAGAGAAATCATTAACTGA
- a CDS encoding UDP-glucose/GDP-mannose dehydrogenase family protein, with protein MKIVIVGTGYVGLVTGTCFTEVGIEVTCVDIDIQKIQNLEKGISPIYEPGLDEMIERNVKKGRLKFTTDLSSCLNDTDVIFSAVGTPPDEDGSADLKYVLDVAKTVGKHMNKYLLMVTKSTVPVGTAKKVRNAIQEELDKRGVNIEFDVASNPEFLKEGNAIEDFMRPDRIVVGVESAKAEDIMRRLYKPFTLNGHPVIFMDVPSAEMTKYAANSMLATKISFMNDIANLCEIMGADVNQVRRGIGSDSRIGNKFIYPGIGYGGSCFPKDVKALIKTANDNGYPMRVLQAVEEVNDDQKSILFNKLMKYYDDKLKGKTIALWGLSFKPQTDDMREAPALVLIEKLIKAGCKVKVYDPVAMHEAQRRINEKVEYGKDQYEILIDADALFLVTEWTEFRFPNVNVMKKLMKKSVVFDGRNIYDPQEMQSAGFDYFCIGINTNK; from the coding sequence ACCTCGAAAAGGGCATATCCCCTATTTACGAACCCGGGCTGGACGAAATGATAGAACGCAATGTTAAAAAAGGAAGGCTGAAATTTACTACTGACCTTTCTTCCTGCCTTAACGACACAGATGTTATTTTTAGTGCCGTAGGTACCCCGCCCGACGAAGATGGCAGTGCCGACTTGAAATATGTGCTCGATGTAGCTAAAACGGTAGGAAAGCATATGAATAAATACCTGCTGATGGTAACCAAAAGCACTGTTCCGGTAGGAACCGCCAAAAAAGTACGCAATGCCATCCAGGAAGAGTTAGACAAACGGGGTGTAAACATTGAGTTTGATGTGGCTTCCAATCCTGAATTTCTGAAAGAAGGTAATGCCATCGAAGACTTTATGCGTCCCGACCGTATCGTGGTGGGCGTTGAATCGGCAAAGGCTGAAGATATTATGCGCCGTTTATACAAACCTTTTACTCTTAATGGTCATCCTGTTATTTTTATGGATGTTCCTTCTGCCGAAATGACAAAATATGCAGCTAACTCTATGCTTGCTACCAAAATCAGTTTCATGAACGACATCGCCAACCTTTGCGAAATAATGGGGGCTGATGTCAACCAGGTTCGTAGAGGTATTGGCAGCGATTCACGTATCGGGAACAAATTTATTTATCCCGGTATAGGTTATGGCGGTTCGTGCTTCCCAAAAGATGTGAAAGCATTAATAAAAACTGCCAACGACAACGGGTATCCCATGCGGGTTTTGCAGGCGGTAGAGGAAGTAAATGATGATCAAAAATCAATTCTTTTCAATAAATTAATGAAATATTACGATGATAAGCTAAAAGGAAAGACCATTGCACTATGGGGATTGTCGTTCAAACCACAAACTGACGATATGCGCGAAGCACCTGCACTTGTATTAATTGAAAAACTGATTAAAGCCGGTTGTAAAGTAAAAGTGTATGATCCCGTAGCCATGCATGAAGCCCAGCGTCGCATCAACGAAAAAGTTGAATACGGAAAAGATCAGTACGAAATACTGATTGATGCCGACGCCCTTTTCCTTGTTACGGAATGGACGGAATTCCGCTTCCCCAATGTCAACGTAATGAAAAAACTGATGAAAAAATCTGTGGTATTCGATGGTCGTAACATTTACGATCCACAGGAGATGCAATCGGCAGGATTCGACTATTTCTGCATAGGAATTAATACTAATAAATAA